A genomic segment from Malus domestica chromosome 05, GDT2T_hap1 encodes:
- the LOC103402149 gene encoding protein WHAT'S THIS FACTOR 1 homolog, chloroplastic codes for MAATVHQNPRLVQNFARNFSLWSMKKDPYLESALSKNRRWIVNNQIKNIILRCPDQVATVTFIQKKFKTLDLQGKALNWLKKYPCCFQVYLQGDEYYCQLTKRMISLVEEEESVKDMQEPVFVERLAKLLMMSSNQRLNVVKLNVLRRNFGFPDDYLIRLVPKYSDVFRIVNYSGRRSSMEIELVSWNPDLAVSAIEASAHKQGTEPCFTCSLPSTWSKSWERFHEFNATPYISPYLGSTGFVEGSKEMEKRTVALVHELLSLTLWKKSSIMKLAHFRREFSLPEKLNVLLLKHPGIFYVSNKYQNYTVLLREAYNGQELVDKDPLVVVKEKFGELMQEGLHEYNRRRHLVNLEKKKKRGMVLGRSNEGKDVSSEMSDPEDQGDTGGLFDPEERKRFYKVLFDDGAP; via the coding sequence ATGGCTGCTACAGTGCATCAAAACCCAAGACTTGTTCAAAACTTTGCTCGGAATTTTTCTCTATGGTCAATGAAGAAGGACCCATATCTTGAATCTGCTCTGTCAAAAAATCGCCGATGGATAGtgaataatcaaataaaaaacatcatCCTTAGGTGTCCTGATCAGGTAGCAACAGTGACATTCATTCAGAAGAAGTTCAAGACCCTTGATCTTCAAGGAAAGGCTCTCAATTGGCTCAAAAAATACCCATGTTGCTTTCAAGTCTATTTGCAAGGCGATGAGTATTACTGCCAGCTAACTAAACGGATGATTTCTTtggtagaagaagaagaatctgTCAAAGATATGCAGGAACCTGTGTTTGTagagagattagcaaagttgcttaTGATGAGCTCCAATCAAAGACTAAATGTTGTTAAGCTTAATGTACTGAGGCGGAACTTTGGTTTCCCAGATGActatttaattagacttgtgccAAAGTATTCTGATGTGTTTCGGATTGTTAATTATAGCGGGCGGCGGAGTTCCATGGAGATTGAGCTGGTGTCTTGGAATCCAGATTTGGCAGTTTCTGCTATAGAAGCTTCGGCTCACAAGCAAGGAACTGAGCCATGTTTCACATGCTCATTGCCTTCAACTTGGAGCAAGTCATGGGAAAGATTCCATGAATTTAATGCGACTCCTTATATATCACCTTACTTGGGCTCCACAGGCTTTGTGGAGGGATCAAAGGAGATGGAGAAGAGGACAGTGGCTTTGGTACATGAGTTGTTGTCATTGACTCTATGGAAGAAATCATCCATTATGAAGCTGGCACATTTTCGGAGGGAGTTCAGTTTGCCCGAGAAATTGAATGTTTTGCTGCTTAAGCACCCCGGCATATTCTATGTCTCAAATAAGTACCAGAACTATACTGTCCTTCTTAGAGAAGCTTATAATGGGCAAGAACTGGTTGATAAGGATCCACTTGTTGTTGTGAAGGAGAAATTTGGGGAACTTATGCAGGAGGGGCTTCATGAATATAACCGTAGGCGTCATTTGGTAAAtctagaaaagaagaagaagagaggcaTGGTTTTGGGTAGATCAAATGAAGGCAAGGACGTGAGCTCTGAGATGTCTGACCCCGAGGATCAGGGAGACACAGGAGGGTTGTTTGATCCAGAAGAACGAAAGCGATTCTATAAAGTTCTCTTTGATGACGGTGCCCCATGA